Proteins encoded within one genomic window of Bradyrhizobium sp. 186:
- a CDS encoding alpha/beta hydrolase, with protein MKLTVNGAEVFVATGGREFDKSLPAVAFIHGAGFDHSTWALHTRWFAHHGFGVLAPDLPGHGRSAGPSLSSIAEMADWTAALLGAAGVAKAHLIGHSMGSLISLETAARHPDKVSALSLIGTAATMTVGPDLLKAAEANDQDAIDMVSIWGLGFNAELGGSLAPGLWMHGGAQVVLQACERGVLFKDLSACNSYANALAAAATVKVPTTLILGERDMMTPAKAGKALAAAIPHAKTVVVPGAGHMIMAERPDELLAALGNR; from the coding sequence ATGAAGCTCACCGTCAACGGCGCCGAGGTGTTTGTTGCAACCGGCGGCCGCGAGTTCGACAAATCCCTGCCCGCGGTCGCCTTCATCCACGGCGCCGGCTTCGACCATTCGACCTGGGCGCTGCATACGCGCTGGTTCGCACATCACGGCTTTGGCGTGCTGGCGCCGGACCTGCCCGGCCACGGCCGTTCGGCCGGCCCTTCGCTGTCGAGCATCGCGGAGATGGCCGACTGGACCGCTGCGCTGCTCGGGGCGGCCGGCGTGGCGAAGGCGCATCTGATCGGGCACTCCATGGGATCGCTGATCTCGCTGGAGACCGCGGCGCGGCATCCCGACAAGGTTTCCGCGCTAAGCCTGATCGGCACGGCTGCCACCATGACGGTCGGTCCGGATCTGCTGAAAGCGGCCGAGGCCAACGACCAGGACGCGATCGACATGGTGTCGATCTGGGGCCTCGGTTTCAACGCCGAGCTCGGCGGCAGCCTGGCGCCGGGCCTGTGGATGCATGGCGGCGCGCAGGTGGTGCTTCAAGCCTGCGAACGCGGCGTGCTGTTCAAGGATTTGTCGGCCTGTAATTCCTATGCGAATGCGCTTGCCGCTGCCGCGACGGTAAAGGTGCCGACCACGCTCATCCTCGGCGAGCGGGACATGATGACACCGGCGAAGGCGGGCAAGGCGCTAGCCGCCGCGATCCCGCATGCCAAGACTGTCGTGGTGCCGGGCGCCGGCCACATGATCATGGCCGAGCGCCCGGACGAACTGCTGGCTGCGCTAGGGAACCGATAG
- a CDS encoding DUF6496 domain-containing protein, whose translation MPRQEVIRKARQDKRAGKSASTQAGEFVKDEIDKIRKGKHGARSTRQAIAIGLSEARRSGVDLPPPRKGRVKKATRRSAEYAYEVGQGKRTPKRRPRVSQAVEKVLKKEPRSTASRSALSKQGKRAASQRTAASRSAAAREASRTKGVKVRSAAAKKAARTRARRRS comes from the coding sequence ATGCCAAGACAAGAAGTCATTCGCAAAGCCAGACAAGACAAGCGTGCCGGCAAATCGGCAAGCACGCAGGCCGGCGAATTCGTCAAGGACGAGATCGACAAGATTCGCAAGGGCAAGCATGGTGCGCGCTCGACGCGGCAGGCTATCGCGATCGGCCTGTCGGAGGCGCGCCGCTCCGGCGTCGATCTGCCGCCGCCGCGAAAAGGACGCGTCAAGAAGGCGACGCGCCGCAGCGCCGAATATGCCTATGAGGTGGGACAAGGCAAACGCACTCCGAAGCGCCGGCCGCGTGTGTCGCAGGCCGTCGAAAAGGTTTTGAAAAAGGAGCCGCGCTCGACCGCGTCGCGCAGTGCATTGTCGAAACAAGGCAAACGTGCCGCGAGCCAGCGAACCGCCGCATCGCGTTCGGCCGCCGCGCGCGAGGCGAGCCGCACCAAGGGCGTCAAGGTCCGCTCCGCCGCCGCGAAGAAGGCGGCACGCACCAGGGCGCGCCGCCGGAGTTGA